The Rattus rattus isolate New Zealand chromosome 8, Rrattus_CSIRO_v1, whole genome shotgun sequence genome contains the following window.
TCCTTCAAAAATGAGAGGAGACTTggtagggggaagggagagaggaagggtgtCTGGGAAGGTGATGGAGTACATTCATGAATGCACAAGGGAGGACcagtggagagaaaggggggatcagcaaggagggaggggagatgggaaacGTGGGGTGATTAGAGAAATAAGGGCAAAATTGGGCACTTGTCTggaaatgccataatgaaacctGTCATGATTTTATGTTTCGTGCAAACTTAAATGAGATTGGcctgttcttgttcttttttctccttcttaccttttctcttttgcccttttctatctttcttttttcttttccttcttttctatctttcttttctttcttatctcttttcctttcttcctttcttccttcctttctttcctttcttttcttttcttccttcctccctccgtccgtccgtcccttccttcctttcttccttccttccttccttccttccttcctttctttctttctttctttctttctttctttctttctttctttctttctttctttctttctttctttctgacagtAGCCTACATAAGACAGGTTGAGCTTCTAACTAGCTGTTTAGCTaaggaggaccttgaactcctgactcccctgcccccacctcctcagtgttggaattacaagtgtgtacctccatggctttgtttgtttttggttctaacctaaaaaactaataaaaaattctgtctgtctgtctgtcttatacacatatatgctagAGCTGTAAGGAGATGGTTGTTATTGACTACAGAGTTGTTCTGTTGTTAAAATGAAGGTGACACTGTCCAGTGGGATCTTGTTTTGATAAAGGACCATGGAATCTGTCGGCTgcaatgtgcatatgtgtaacgTCTAATTTGCTTGTCTTATGGACAAGTTATCAGAGTCTACTGTGGTGTGAATTTGTGTCCTCCAAAATTTACGGGAAAATTTAATCCCCCAGTGTGATGGTGTTAAGGAATGGGCCTTTGGGGCGGTGGTgtcacacagctttaatctcagtgctcagaaggcagaggcaggcagatctctgagtttgaggccagcctggtctacagagtaagttctaagacagccaagtctacacaatgaaaccgtgtctcaaaaaaccagGGGGAAAAATGGGCCTTTGGAAACATGATTAAGCCATGAGAGATCTGTGCTTTGTAAAAGGCTCCAGGGGTCTTTTCCTAACCCTTCCGTTTCTTCTCCCGTGTAAGCAGTCTTCCTCTCCAGCAGACAATACGGGAAGGTCCCATCCCAGCAGCAGAGACTGGGCTCTTGCCAGATGTCCATCCCAGTGCCTTTGTCTTGTACTTCCCATCACTAGAgccataataaatacatttttgtttataaattagCTATTGTAGGGTGTTGTGACAGAGTCCTAATGCTCTCCATCAGAGGGTGGGAGAGCAGAAAAGACCTGTTGTGGTTACAGGGCTGGTGAGTAGTTAGAACCACCACACAATCCTGTAGGTATAATATTTTTGAGCATTGTCTTAAGGTTATCCTTGTGTTACTCAAATGTAGATTTCTCTAtctcatatcttgtttcaatctggacGCGGCATTGTAATGTCTATGTCAAGAATCTCCTGTTTCAAGTTTATGTGAATGCTGATTACCCAATggctgggaagaagagggaatAGGGACTTCTGTCAgtcagggagaagggaagaaagattgGAATGAGACCCTATGAGGAGAGAGTCTGAGAAGACACTGTGGGAAGAAATAtctgaagcagagggagctgGAACAATATTAAACAGCAAGCATCTTGGGAATGGCTGGGCCATAATCCAATTAGCATAGGGGGTTAAGGTAAGTCATTCAAGGCCCAGGTATTGAaatcttagtttctctgtgtggttattggggTCTAGCAAACGTAAAAAAAATACAGCCGCTGGATTAATTCACtgattacatttatattaaaacaattcATTTACCCAATCTGGTTCTACCAATCCCAGGTCCTTGACAAAAGTTCAGAGCAGAGTTTCTTCACAGCAGGGCTGTTGATATTTTTTGAGCAGATCCTTTGTGGTAAGGGTTGCTCCTGTACATTGCTGGATGTCCACCCTCGACATATATACCCACTAGAAACCAGATTCCTTTTCCCTATCATTGCCAAAGCAACCAAATACTTTTAGATGTTGCCAAATATCTCTGCAGGTGCTAGTGACACAAAGATCTTTTCCAGGTTAGGATTACAGAGTTAGGAGGTATTGGAACTGGAAGGACCTTAGAGGGGTTTACTCCACCCCAAGTTTCAAAGAGTATCCACATTAAACACTCCCTGGGGGATCTTGTTCTATTTCTTAGGTTCCCTATAAAGGAGAAAGTTCAACCATCCCAGTGGCCAGTATCAATCTTCCGTGTATGTGGACCAGTTATCTGGCTACAAAGTATACATCAGTTTTAGCTGCGACGAAGGGAGGACTCACTTGCGGTCATCAGGTGTCAGGCCACGGCAAGCGATGCACATCATCACACCTCCAATTAGTGTGAGGCCTCCAGCGATCCAGCCCACGAACAGAGCTGCACCAAAAGTGTACCTGAGAGGAGAGATGTTGTGAATAGAGTTGACTAAACCTGTTAGGTTCTTCCCCTTCCTTACAGTTATGCTCGTTCCTGTTTAGTCCCCATGTTGTCTCTCTGCTGTTCAATGAGAGAGCCTGCAACACTTGGCCAGAGGTGCTTAAGAGTGATGGAATCACCTCAAGTTGCTTCTGAAGGAGTTTTGGCATTTTGAGTTCCCATAGTGGACCTTATTTCGGATGGCGTTACATAGAGACTTTTCCCTAAGGGCTCAAGCATTAAAGACTGGTGTCCAAGGCAGTACTATTGGGAGATGGCAGAACCCTATGGAAGACTTTAGGTCATTGAGGGTATGCTTTCAAATACCCTAGGACGAAATTTGAGAGTCTCAGGCAATCAGGAATGACTTGCTCTGCAACTTCCAGGtcgttcttttttcttccttcctttctttcttccttccttccttccttccttccttccttccttccttttctttttaagaatatttatttatttattctctaaatatgagtacactgtagctgtcttcagacacaccagaagagggcatcagatcccattacatatggttgtgagccaccatgtgactcctgggaattgaactcaggacctctgtaagagcagtcagtgttcttaaccactgagccatctctccagccccagagtgtTCCTTCTAACCAAGAGTCTATGGGAGAGACATGCAGAAGAGTAATGGCAGCTTGTGGGACCATTTTCCTCCTCAGTCTTGAAACAAAGCAGACATATGACTGGTACCTGGAGTTCCAGAGAGTCAGATCATGATGGCTGCATCCTCTCCATACCCTGTCCTTTCCTCTCGTTGGGTGGCTGGAGAAATACCAGTCACTTCCTTGCACAGGGATATATGCCACCCTCCTTTGGGTTTTGACTGGTGCTTACTGATGAGATGCATCAATCTGATACTTGGGCTAAACAAATATAGGTATTGGTGTTGCCAAATATAGGTATTGATACTGCTTTTCCATTAAAcatttttctggggctgggaagagggctcagtggttgcttttccagtggacctgggttcaattctcagcacccacatggcagctccgaaccatctgtaactccagtcccaagggccatgacaccctcttctggtctcctcaggcacaCAATGTggtatgtagacacacacagagggaaacactcatacacatagaataaaaagaaataaaatctcaaCAATTAGAAAAGGTCCTGCTCCCTTTCCTAGGTCTCCACATGAGTGGTGGAGTTCGTTTGTCTCTTGCACTCTGCCTTGCGGTGCGTTTGTCTCTGCCTGGACCATAGCAGGTGTTCAATATGTCTGCTGGgcaaatgaatgagagagagagcaaggcagcagcacaggaggaaatagcattttctatttccttaccTGAACTGCACCatgctcccttctttccccactcCCACAAAGCTGCCATTATAGACCGTGGGTCTAAGTTGATGCTCATTTACATCCTGGGTTAGCCAGGCCTGTCGTATTGCCACCACGATGGAGCCTGTCTAAGCCTGCTAGATAAATACTGTGAACGTCGCTGCATTTCAGTGCAAATGCCAGATCAACCTCAAGCCATATCAGCAAGGGTATTTTATAGAAATGAAGTTTATGAATTTACAGATCAATGTTGAGTTACGATATGGCGTGGTTGCCTCTGATAAATGCTTGCTATTCCAGGCACTGACATTAAGCACACGGCTTACTTGTCCTCTTACAATATTCACGGTGGATCACAGGGACATGGACTCGGAGGTTACCTGGTCTGAACGGTCTGCACCATCCCACCCATGCCGCTGTACATGTTGGCCGTGGACATCCAGAAGTTGGTCACCAGCATGTtggcaaacacagacacaccaatGATTGCACAGACTCCTGCGGGTGAAGAGCAAGAACTAAGGGATCGCACTGTTTCTGTGGCAGTTTATGCTGAAGTGAGACCAGATGAAGACCGTAGGATATTCCATTCCTGTAACAGAATGGTCAACCAACCACTGACAGTTGAGTTCCTACTTTGTGCTAGACAGTGGGCAAGGTCCTCCTCTCATATTTAATTCTGGAAggatccatgtgtgtgtatgcagaaagAGATGATTCCACACACCTTGGGACCAAGGGTAAATAACCCAAGTATTTGGGGGCTGATCTTTGGTTACCGGCAAGAGCTTTCCCCTTAAAACCACTTTCAAGAGTCTCACcgagaaaatgctatttttaaggGTCCAGACTCATACTTGCCTTGCGTCAGTGGCAGTTAAGAGGGACCTTAGAACTGGTTATAGTTCTGTGGAGTGTAATTTGGTTTACACACACTCAGATCTCAAATCCCAGGGTGAAACACCTTGAGCTCTGTTCAACAGTGGGGAGGGGCCACGTTTCTTCTATCGGAATAAtttgttctgggctggagagatggctcagtggttaagagcactggctgctcttccagaggtccagagttcaattcccaacaaccctatggtagctcacaaccatctgtaatgagatctgatgctctcttctggtgtgtccaaatatatatgaataatttgTCCTACCATTTGCAGTGCATGAGAGGGGGAATGTGTGCTTACCTGAGATGATGAACATAATCCCAGAAGTCAGAGTCATCTTGGCCTTGGCAGAGTCATCCATGCTGCCAATGCGAATGCACTTCAGGGCGAAGATGGACACGAGGATGCCGATGACCCCCAGAACAATGCCCACGATCATCAGGGCTCGCACTGCTTGCAGCATGGCTGTAGGGGAAGGGGCATGACACAGGCAGACCATAACTACACGGATTAGGTTTTATTAGGTTGGCAAAACACAAGCAACTCCAATTAACCAGCGCTGAACATTTGGGGACTTCAAGACCATAAACTGTTTTCTTTGACATTGTGCAAATATATGGAGTTGTGGGAAATGTAAGAAGGCATCCCTTGTAACTTTTCTGAGGGATGAAGGACGTGCTCAGAGATTCCCATAGAATGAGAGAATGATGGCTGTGTGCGGTTAAGGGAGCTCTGGGTATTTATTAGCAgcatttcaaaattttataatCTGAGCccagaaagggaaaacatttgtcTAACTCGACCAAGAAATTATTTATTGAGCTGTCAGGAAACTCAAGTAACCCAAACATCGTTCTGCTTGTCTTTGCATAGGAACCGAAAGCAAATTGTACAGAGACTCAGCACTAAGCCTGGCACAAAGAAATCTGGTACCAAGACTATACCGACAGtgctttattttctctgtatGAAGCCTTTCAACGTGACCACAGTTCATCCACAGTGTCCCCTTTCTAGGACTCGATTGTTGCTGTAGGTCCTACTGGATCCTGCTATAATGACCTCACCTCCAGACATGCAACACAGTTTGTCACTGAAAGACGGCGAATCATCTCAACAGTCACATTGGGTATGGGATGTCAGTAATGAGCACTTGATGAAACATCAAGAGACGTGCATCAAGCTTGCCCATGCAGGAATTTTATAAGGAAGACAGATTTGTCCCTGGTGTCTTCCAGTAGGCAAGTCCCCTAGAGGGGGTCAGTCTGGTGGAGTTCAGCTGCTGAGCTCTGTACCGTGTGTACATATGTTTCATATGTTTGGTACATCTAAGACACCAGACACGATTGCTTTATCTTCCACACATAGCCCCTTCTTCTCTCTATTACACAAAGCATGAACTGCCCTGTCTTATACCAACCAGtgcttaaaaaaatcttttaattttaaatgcctTAGGTTGATGTCCTGGAAAATAAAGAATCACTTGATTGAGTGTCACggaaatgttgaattttttttcctacttcttcTCAATTTAGGAAGCCGGACTGTTTAGACGAAAAGCAAACAGCTTGTAGGACAGcatgacccactgacccactttGAGTTATCTACCAATCCCAATCTTTCAGGCTAATGACTTGTCTCTTCACCACAATTACTTAATCCAGCATGGGCACGTGACTGGAGCGTGGCAGATGAGACCTTCACGTGCGATGTTCGTACTTTGGACACAAATTGGTCTCTCTCAAGGGGTGTAATACGTGGTCCAGGGACGTCAAGGCTTTCACCAGGTGGAGAAGCTGCCACATAATGACCAGAGGGTGACAGTTAAGAGGGAGGTACAGAGTTCTGACAAAGTCTGAGCGGTGGGTTACCATTACTTAAGAGGGCTAAATACCTTCTTTTCTTGGGATCAAGGAGTTATTCTGACATTGCTAAGAAACATATTTTAAGCTCATTCCTGTTGAGACTGTTAGTTGAAATCAAGAGAGTCTAAAGTATGCGAGATATTTCCATCACTGTAGGTCTTTACAGCCCAATTGTTAGACAGTTTCCAAAGCATGATCACTGCTGAAGGTCCTTGCTGATGGGAGGGGATGTAACGTCACCGGATATCACAAGCACAGGCCCAACATCCTACACTGCACTGAGATGTCAGAGGGCAGATCGaccttttctctcttgtttgaAACCACTGAAATTGTTTCATAATGATATAACCAGGAAATGGTCATCTCTGAGCTACTAGGAACCTCCCAAAGTCTTTATCTCACTTCTTAGGGGAGGGGGCAGATAACTATCTGTGAGTCATTTTTCTGGGAAATATTTCTtcttagagaagaaaaacaaagccccAAACGAGGGTCACCCTACTGTTTATACCCAAGGCACCAATCAGGAGCCAATTAGAGATGTATAAAGAGTTCTAGGCCCTACAATGTTCTAATGATGAGGGGGTCACCTGAAAGAGATGTTATTCTTAGTGTCAGTGAAGTTGGTTAATAATTTCGAGGTGAAATTCAAATTTGGAAGTataaaagaaacagcagaaaagcTTCCTGGTGGCCTTCTCGCCATGACTCTGGTGGCCTTCTCTCCATGGCTCTGGTGGCTCTTTCATGGCTCTTGGTTGGCTGAGATGAGATCGCACCAACCCCAGCTCAACAGTGCAGACCTCCATCTACCTTGTTCTAATTCTCCTCTCCCTCAGGAACTCGAGGCTTATTTTTTAACTTTGCTTCTCTGCTGGGTGGAGTGTTTTATAAGTCACCGTCACTATCTGTGGTCTCGCTAGCAGGTACATTTCCAGCACAAGTTTCTGTGAGCTGTCATTCTGATCATTCTCGGGAGAGCTAAGAAGTTTGGCATCCTGAGGTTGCAGTTCGGTTCTGTGTTAGTGCAATCGACAACTCCAGTGGGACACAAGGAACACACGAGCGTTGGAGGGGCACTAAGACCTGTGTACTTGTAAAATATGATGTTGCTCTTCTGCCATACCTATATTCCAGAGCCATGTCCAGTGGTTTTGCTGGCCCTGCAAGGTGCTGGGAGCAAACACATTGTATTCCTTATCAACACATGTAAATGCgttgtgtatttgtttctgtctttgtgcGTCTAGAGGCAACACAGATGAACTATTATAGCCATGAATTAATGACGACTCGACATGCTCGTCTGCGAATTGGTTCACTCATCATGctttagggatttttttcttttgcttttttttgtttacagtttcattgtgttttcaaggatagccctgaactcactatgtagcccaggttggcttcgaATTCTCAGCAGTTCTTCTACCTCAGCCTGCCGAGTATTGGGATTACGTGTGCTCGCCATCATCATGTACTTAGAGCTCAAATCCTTTGCAAAACTTCCCCCAATCACTGTGGAGGAAGTGAACTTTCCAGAGAAATGACCTGTCTTCAAGGCTTTGGCGTTCTGAGATTAGTTATTTCCACAGTCCTAAGCCTTATATTTTTCCTTACCTTGGGAATGCTCTAGCTGAGTAAATGCCAGAGAACGCGGAGATAGTAGCCCATGGCATGGGTCTTTGCACACACAGTTGAATGGCACAGTGAATTTGTGGTTCAGAACTGTGACTCAGAGGACATTTGTGAGATAGCCCACACCCTCCGGAAATAAATATCCTCAGACTGTTCTGCTTTCACAAGTTACCATCAGGAAACTGGACGTTTGGAAAAAAGGACTGGAGACGTCACCTCTGTCTTGCTCCCCTTGGCCTCTTAGAAGTTTTCAGTCTACCCAGGATCCtactaaaagttttaaaaactgctCTGGCTTTCATCTTTCAAATCCTAAGCTACTAAAAAGTACAATATAATTTATTCATGTTGAGAAACACTTGGCCAAGCATCTGGTTGAGATAAAACAACCAGAATCAACTGAGCACCAATGAACTAATCAAACAACTATGAAGGCCATCCTTTTCCTGGTCCGATGAAAGTTACATTTCTTCCACCCTCAGCAAGGAGGAAGCCCCTGACTCCATTGAGTGGCTTTCATAATCTGTTCCCAGGAACATACCCCATGCGTGCTGTGCCAGGGGGCTTCGCTCATATTATTGGATGAGGAGCAATGTGGGGAGGGCTGGCAGACAGAAGGTAAAAATGCCATGGGAGTGACTGCTAGTGTGCCCCAGGAACCCTGGGGATGGGAGCCCTGGGCAGACAGCCACATCAGCTTTTGTGCCAGGcttttgagttcttccttcttgtttgctCTCTCTTGACCTGTGATGTGGGTAGGACTTGCTCTGAGTAAGAGCTCCAGCATGTCCCCGAGCCCCTTCTTGTTTTTCAGAACCTCTTCGtttcttctgtcccctcttcttctatggcGTTTGAAGGGGTACAACATTGATTTGTGACATGGGGTTTAGGAACCTGGGCTTGAATGGATGGAGCAAAGTCTTCTCTGCTTAGAAACTCCTAGTGTGATGGAGGCAGGTGCCAGGAAGTGCGTAGACAAGTGATGCACCATCTTTAATGACCttggagagacaggaaggtgaTCTGAGCTTCTCTTTTAGACTGAAGAGTCTTCCTTCTGGAATCCAAGCCCTTCTCCAtatacagaaagaggaaaattacCAGGAACCATAGGTTCCTCTTTTTGCCAACGAGTCtcttatttgatattttgatCAAGCGACACAGGCTTGTGGAACGATAACGCGTGAGTCAGTAGGCTCTGTCCTCTGATCCCCTGCACCAAAGGTGTGACTACAACATTCTTCCCAGTGAATAATTAGCCTTATCAGCCAGAAGGGCGGGCAAGACTCTGGGctgataaaagcaaacaaaaaggttGGAACTCCGAGTTCCCTCCCTGTTGCAAAATATCTCATTCAGAAGAGTAGCTGTGGGCTGATGGGTGAGGGGGCACCGAGGTGTGGGTCTCAGTGCTGGTTGCAACTGAGCGTGCTCAGAACCTTCAGAGACATGACAATGGCCTGGCCTCATTCTGAGCCTGTCATTGGGTTGTTCCACAGTGTAAGACTTTTAGAGTACAGCGTGACAATGGTCCTGAGGGAtgctcagagaagagagagtgcCCAGAGCTGTGCACACTTAGCTGGCATCAGAACACCTCTGTGAAGACAGTAGTTCGCTGAGAACCAAAGACCACGGGCTGGGacttggaggagcagagagagaagccacAATTTCAGGCAGCTGGGTCTCTGGTTGGAGACAGGAAGGGCTAGAGGGGGAGTCCACACAGGGAAGTCTGTGGCTGACTTCAGAGGGGAAGCTTCAGAACAAAGCAGATCTGGGTTCTCCCAAGAGCTCCAGGAACCCATAGGAAGGCCCTCATGTCTCT
Protein-coding sequences here:
- the Cldn18 gene encoding claudin-18 isoform X1, whose translation is MATTTCQVVGLLLSLLGLAGCIAATGMDMWSTQDLYDNPVTSVFQYEGLWRSCVQQSSGFTECRPYFTILGLPAMLQAVRALMIVGIVLGVIGILVSIFALKCIRIGSMDDSAKAKMTLTSGIMFIISGVCAIIGVSVFANMLVTNFWMSTANMYSGMGGMVQTVQTRYTFGAALFVGWIAGGLTLIGGVMMCIACRGLTPDDRNFKAVSYHASGQNVAYKPGGFKASTGFGSNARNKKIYDGGARTEDDEQSHPTKYDYV
- the Cldn18 gene encoding claudin-18 isoform X2; translation: MSVTACQGLGFVVSLIGFAGIIAATCMDQWSTQDLYNNPVTAVFNYQGLWRSCVRESSGFTECRGYFTLLGLPAMLQAVRALMIVGIVLGVIGILVSIFALKCIRIGSMDDSAKAKMTLTSGIMFIISGVCAIIGVSVFANMLVTNFWMSTANMYSGMGGMVQTVQTRYTFGAALFVGWIAGGLTLIGGVMMCIACRGLTPDDRNFKAVSYHASGQNVAYKPGGFKASTGFGSNARNKKIYDGGARTEDDEQSHPTKYDYV